From Tachysurus fulvidraco isolate hzauxx_2018 chromosome 10, HZAU_PFXX_2.0, whole genome shotgun sequence, one genomic window encodes:
- the si:ch211-236l14.4 gene encoding SITS-binding protein isoform X2, which translates to MPHGRTRNPSPIPEVTWDTGHKEMNETWKGAVACLGVAVFFVMTIGIIYWQVVDQPNKNWILKGSFSGLVWERRAHSLVLQTLTEDKTFVQINLGHAGVAEADVPFVRNLCWLNKTEFCYTWDSVADVRISLDTGDEAGTECYTVTWTPLHCHVELKDCFSMDNVSWYGGASVKALRWPINDVDISMQPFTVSDLRDNPSGFGSVLERYFLGSSGVAVLVAPHIPLHVGVESRQQFCLHTTPSLARLPLQYTVCVGENVKAVYQESIQQLSMTYRELPSMNVLRLPFWKLPASVDSGAKIERELRTFSNRLKRHHLGEGVISLDEHSTSLLSNMDHEYHNGRRRTSERQIRDLPFVKLLNISVTLSPYLSVDSQQFQTSIQDRMQDYWLSLPTGPQAHLVPLLNEWRGKYCVKLNITNPEATNWFLERVSSLQSHLDMEYVMLEGGEGNPFEEKSMRLSPFLKGDEYIRLMAELAESIGGNTIVSAGTRSNHKPLFIRMSALQSDWSYAGLKSIIPSLLHYSLLGYNFFIPDAVGGSLSIEPVKDNELFIRWLEIVAFLPVLSFQTPPWASDKVLNVTRLYITKHQEFVVPLIEKYAQEWQTNGNPIYRPLWWISPNDSETFTIDDEFLIGDEVLVAPVTEKGTLHRDIYLPGSNFQWQDTNNAKVFDGGTLLQSYHVGLEEVPVFIRKTS; encoded by the exons ATGCCGCACGGGCGAACCAGGAACCCGAGCCCTATCCCGGAGGTAACGTGGGACACAGGGCACAAGGAGATGAACGAGACGTGGAAGGGTGCAGTGGCGTGTCTCGGCGTGGCCGTGTTCTTCGTGATGACCATTGGCATCATTTATTGGCAAGTGGTGGACCAGCCTAACAAGAACTGGATCCTGAAGGGCAGCTTCAGCGGGCTGGTGTGGGAGCGCAGGGCGCATTCGCTTGTGTTGCAGACGCTCACAGAGGACAAGACGTTCGTGCAGATCAACCTGGGACACGCAGGCGTCGCTGAGGCTGATGTGCCTTTCGTGCGTAATCTTTGTTGGCTTAACAAGACCGAGTTCTGCTATACGTGGGACTCGGTCGCAGATGTAAGGATTTCTCTGGACACTGGCGACGAGGCCGGGACAGAGTGCTACACCGTGACCTGGACCCCGTTGCACTGCCATGTGGAGCTCAAG GACTGCTTCTCCATGGATAATGTATCATGGTACGGTGGGGCCAGTGTCAAAGCATTGCGGTGGCCAATAAACGATGTGGATATTTCAATGCAGCCCTTCACTGTCAGTGACCTTAGGGACAACCCCTCTGGCTTTGGTTCAGTCCTAGAGCGCTACTTCCTGGGATCATCAG GTGTGGCAGTACTGGTTGCCCCACACATCCCATTGCATGTTGGGGTAGAAAGCAGGCAGCAGTTCTGTCTTCACACAACTCCCAGTTTGGCACGACTACCCCTGCAGTACACTGTCTGTGTGGGAGAGAACGTCAAAGCCGTTTACCAAGAGTCAATACAACAGCTCTCCATGACCTATCGAGAGCTGCCCAGCATGAATGTCTTACG GCTGCCTTTCTGGAAACTTCCCGCAAGTGTGGACTCAGGGGCAAAGATTGAAAGGGAGCTGAGAACCTTCTCTAATCGACTGAAGAGGCACCACCTAGGAGAAGGGGTCATCAGCCTGGATGAACATTCCACATCTCTTCTCTCCAACATG gACCACGAGTACCACAATGGCAGGAGAAGGACGTCTGAGAGACAGATCAGGGACCTCCCTTTTGTGAAGCTTCTGAACATTTCCGTAACTCTGTCCCCATATTTAAGTGTGGACTCACAGCAGTTTCAGACCTCCATACAAGACAGGATGCAGGATTACTGGCTCAGCCTGCCTACAGGTCCACAGGCTCATTTG GTTCCATTATTAAATGAGTGGAGAGGAAAGTACTGTGTCAAGTTGAACATCACAAATCCAGAAGCCACCAACTGGTTCTTGGAGAGAGTGAGCAGCCTGCAAAGTCACTTGGACATGGAGTATGTGATGTTAGAGGGTGGGGAGGGAAACCCATTTGAAGAGAAGTCTATGCGACTTTCTCCTTTCCTCAAAGGAGATGAATACATCCGGCTCATGGCAGAGCTCGCTGAGAGTATAGGGGGAAATACTATCGTTAGTGCAGGAACAAG GTCTAACCATAAGCCTTTGTTCATCCGTATGAGTGCACTGCAGTCTGACTGGAGCTATGCTGGACTCAAGAGTATCATTCCATCCCTGCTGCATTACAGCCTGTTGGGTTATAATTTCTTCATTCCTGATGCAGTAG GAGGCTCTTTATCCATTGAGCCGGTCAAAGACAATGAACTCTTCATTCGTTGGCTGGAGATTGTTGCCTTTCTTCCTGTACTCAGTTTTCAGACACCTCCATGGGCATCTGACAAG GTCCTCAATGTGACCAGACTGTATATCACTAAGCACCAGGAGTTTGTAGTGCCTCTGATAGAGAAATATGCACAGGAGTGGCAAACCAATGGAAACCCTATCTACCGCCCTCTGTGGTGGATCAGTCCTAATGATTCAGAAACATTCACTATTGATGATGAATTTCTCATTGGAGATGAG GTACTTGTTGCACCAGTGACAGAAAAAGGCACGTTGCATAGAGACATTTATCTGCCAGGGAGTAACTTTCAGTGGCAAGACACCAACAACGCTAAAGTATTTGATGGTGGGACGCTCCTTCAAAGTTACCACGTTGGCCTTGAGGAGGTGCCTGTATTCATCCGAAAGACGTCTTGA
- the si:ch211-236l14.4 gene encoding SITS-binding protein isoform X1, whose amino-acid sequence MPHGRTRNPSPIPEVTWDTGHKEMNETWKGAVACLGVAVFFVMTIGIIYWQVVDQPNKNWILKGSFSGLVWERRAHSLVLQTLTEDKTFVQINLGHAGVAEADVPFVRNLCWLNKTEFCYTWDSVADVRISLDTGDEAGTECYTVTWTPLHCHVELKDCFSMDNVSWYGGASVKALRWPINDVDISMQPFTVSDLRDNPSGFGSVLERYFLGSSGVAVLVAPHIPLHVGVESRQQFCLHTTPSLARLPLQYTVCVGENVKAVYQESIQQLSMTYRELPSMNVLRLPFWKLPASVDSGAKIERELRTFSNRLKRHHLGEGVISLDEHSTSLLSNMDHEYHNGRRRTSERQIRDLPFVKLLNISVTLSPYLSVDSQQFQTSIQDRMQDYWLSLPTGPQAHLVPLLNEWRGKYCVKLNITNPEATNWFLERVSSLQSHLDMEYVMLEGGEGNPFEEKSMRLSPFLKGDEYIRLMAELAESIGGNTIVSAGTRSNHKPLFIRMSALQSDWSYAGLKSIIPSLLHYSLLGYNFFIPDAVGGSLSIEPVKDNELFIRWLEIVAFLPVLSFQTPPWASDKVDKVLNVTRLYITKHQEFVVPLIEKYAQEWQTNGNPIYRPLWWISPNDSETFTIDDEFLIGDEVLVAPVTEKGTLHRDIYLPGSNFQWQDTNNAKVFDGGTLLQSYHVGLEEVPVFIRKTS is encoded by the exons ATGCCGCACGGGCGAACCAGGAACCCGAGCCCTATCCCGGAGGTAACGTGGGACACAGGGCACAAGGAGATGAACGAGACGTGGAAGGGTGCAGTGGCGTGTCTCGGCGTGGCCGTGTTCTTCGTGATGACCATTGGCATCATTTATTGGCAAGTGGTGGACCAGCCTAACAAGAACTGGATCCTGAAGGGCAGCTTCAGCGGGCTGGTGTGGGAGCGCAGGGCGCATTCGCTTGTGTTGCAGACGCTCACAGAGGACAAGACGTTCGTGCAGATCAACCTGGGACACGCAGGCGTCGCTGAGGCTGATGTGCCTTTCGTGCGTAATCTTTGTTGGCTTAACAAGACCGAGTTCTGCTATACGTGGGACTCGGTCGCAGATGTAAGGATTTCTCTGGACACTGGCGACGAGGCCGGGACAGAGTGCTACACCGTGACCTGGACCCCGTTGCACTGCCATGTGGAGCTCAAG GACTGCTTCTCCATGGATAATGTATCATGGTACGGTGGGGCCAGTGTCAAAGCATTGCGGTGGCCAATAAACGATGTGGATATTTCAATGCAGCCCTTCACTGTCAGTGACCTTAGGGACAACCCCTCTGGCTTTGGTTCAGTCCTAGAGCGCTACTTCCTGGGATCATCAG GTGTGGCAGTACTGGTTGCCCCACACATCCCATTGCATGTTGGGGTAGAAAGCAGGCAGCAGTTCTGTCTTCACACAACTCCCAGTTTGGCACGACTACCCCTGCAGTACACTGTCTGTGTGGGAGAGAACGTCAAAGCCGTTTACCAAGAGTCAATACAACAGCTCTCCATGACCTATCGAGAGCTGCCCAGCATGAATGTCTTACG GCTGCCTTTCTGGAAACTTCCCGCAAGTGTGGACTCAGGGGCAAAGATTGAAAGGGAGCTGAGAACCTTCTCTAATCGACTGAAGAGGCACCACCTAGGAGAAGGGGTCATCAGCCTGGATGAACATTCCACATCTCTTCTCTCCAACATG gACCACGAGTACCACAATGGCAGGAGAAGGACGTCTGAGAGACAGATCAGGGACCTCCCTTTTGTGAAGCTTCTGAACATTTCCGTAACTCTGTCCCCATATTTAAGTGTGGACTCACAGCAGTTTCAGACCTCCATACAAGACAGGATGCAGGATTACTGGCTCAGCCTGCCTACAGGTCCACAGGCTCATTTG GTTCCATTATTAAATGAGTGGAGAGGAAAGTACTGTGTCAAGTTGAACATCACAAATCCAGAAGCCACCAACTGGTTCTTGGAGAGAGTGAGCAGCCTGCAAAGTCACTTGGACATGGAGTATGTGATGTTAGAGGGTGGGGAGGGAAACCCATTTGAAGAGAAGTCTATGCGACTTTCTCCTTTCCTCAAAGGAGATGAATACATCCGGCTCATGGCAGAGCTCGCTGAGAGTATAGGGGGAAATACTATCGTTAGTGCAGGAACAAG GTCTAACCATAAGCCTTTGTTCATCCGTATGAGTGCACTGCAGTCTGACTGGAGCTATGCTGGACTCAAGAGTATCATTCCATCCCTGCTGCATTACAGCCTGTTGGGTTATAATTTCTTCATTCCTGATGCAGTAG GAGGCTCTTTATCCATTGAGCCGGTCAAAGACAATGAACTCTTCATTCGTTGGCTGGAGATTGTTGCCTTTCTTCCTGTACTCAGTTTTCAGACACCTCCATGGGCATCTGACAAGGTAGACAAG GTCCTCAATGTGACCAGACTGTATATCACTAAGCACCAGGAGTTTGTAGTGCCTCTGATAGAGAAATATGCACAGGAGTGGCAAACCAATGGAAACCCTATCTACCGCCCTCTGTGGTGGATCAGTCCTAATGATTCAGAAACATTCACTATTGATGATGAATTTCTCATTGGAGATGAG GTACTTGTTGCACCAGTGACAGAAAAAGGCACGTTGCATAGAGACATTTATCTGCCAGGGAGTAACTTTCAGTGGCAAGACACCAACAACGCTAAAGTATTTGATGGTGGGACGCTCCTTCAAAGTTACCACGTTGGCCTTGAGGAGGTGCCTGTATTCATCCGAAAGACGTCTTGA